The sequence GACCATGCCTGGCGCGACGGCACCGTCCGCGGAGGCCGGAGCCTCGCCGACCTGGGCGTTCTCCAGGAGCTGGGTCAGCTGGCGCACGCGGAGCTCCTGCTTGCCCTGCTCCTCCTTGGCCGCGTGGTACCCGCCGTTCTCGCGCAGGTCTCCCTCCTCGCGCGCGGCCGCGATCTTGGCGGCGATCTCCGTGCGCGCAGGACCAGTAAGGTACTCAAGCTCATCCTTGAGCTTGTTGTACGCCTCCTGGGTCAGCCAGGTGACGTTCTCGCTGGTCTGGGTCACAGGGTGCTCCTCGTCGGTACTGGGAATACAAAGCATCGCCCTACCCAGAAGCATGTTCCCTCTTGGATGGGCGAAACCACGAGCCTAACAATTCCGTGGCCAAAGGGGGAGGACATAAGCCATCAGAATCACATCAACGCAGGTCAGCGCCTACGCATTCCGGGTGACATCGGGCGTTGTGCGGGGGTCGGCGCGCGGGTTCGGCCGGTGGATCAGTCCGCGTGACAGCCGAGCAGCTCGGCCGTCGTGCCCTTCGCCGTCGTACGGAGCGTGACGACCTTGTCGATGCGCGTGGCCGAGCCGGTGAAACGGAAGTCCGCCCGGCCCACCTCGGAGCCGTCGGCGGCCTGGGAGCGCAGCGTGCAGTAGCCGGAGGCGCCCGAGTCCTTGTGGACCTCCAGATGGACCCGGACCGCGTCGTCGGACGCGTCGAAGGTGATCACCTGGGCGCTGATCTCGTTCTCGGCGACGTAGTGGTAGGCGAAGTAGCCGACCAGGGCGAGCAGGGCCGCGCCGAGCACCGATCCGGCGATCCTGAGCTTGCGGTCGGCGCGCTCGTCCGAGGAGCGGCCGTAGCGGCCCTCGGGCAGCCGCGTGCTCGCCGTACTCATGATCGTCCTCCCGGCCGGGTCGGGACCGATGCCCCGAAAAGGGACCCCGGGGCGGGACCCCGGAATTATTCGCCCCCCGATTCGGTCACTATAGAAGCCGCCTGCCCGCCACCCGACCACCGCCCCTCAGGGACCCACCTACGGGGCGGCACCTTTCAACTGCACCCGAAGACACCGGGGCGCCGACATACCAAGGATTGAGTCTTGACTGAGCAGCTGCGACTGATGGCCGTTCATGCGCACCCCGACGACGAGTCGAGCAAGGGCGCGGCCACCATGGCGAAGTACGTGTCCGAGGGGGTGGACGTCCTGGTGGTGACCTGCACCGGCGGAGAGCGCGGTTCCATCCTCAATCCCAAGCTGCAGGGCGACAAGTACATCGAGGAGCACATCCACGAGGTACGCAAGAAGGAGATGGACGAGGCCCGCGAGATCCTCGGTGTGGGGCAGGAGTGGCTCGGCTTCGTCGACTCCGGCCTCCCCGAGGGCGACCCGCTGCCGCCGCTGCCCGAGGGCTGCTTCGCCCTGGAGGACGTCGACAAGGCGGCCGGTGAGCTGGTGCGGAAGATCCGCGCCTTCCGCCCGCAGGTGATCACCACCTACGACGAGAACGGCGGGTACCCGCACCCCGACCACATCATGACCCACAAGATCTCGATGGTGGCGTTCGAGGGCGCGGCGGACACCGAGAAGTACCCGGAGAGCGAGTACGGCCTGGCCCACCAGCCGCAGAAGCTCTACTACAACCAGGGCTTCAACCGCCCCCGCACCGAGGCCCTGCACCAGGCGATGCTCGACCGGGGCCTGGAGTCGCCGTACGGGGAGTGGCTCAAGCGCTGGAGCGAGTTCGAGCGCACCGAGCGCACGCTGACCACGCACATTCCGTGCGCGGACTTCTTCGAGATCCGTGACAAGGCGCTGATCGCGCACGCCACGCAGATCGATCCCGACGGCGGCTGGTTCAAGGTGCCGATGGAGCTGCAGAAGGAGGTCTGGCCGACGGAGGAGTACGAGCTGGCGAAGTCGCTCGCCGACACCTCCCTCCCCGAGGACGACCTCTTCGCGGGCATCCGCGACAATGCCTGACATGAGCGCAAGCGTGAGCCTGGCAGTGACGCACCTCGTCCCCCTCGCCAAGGAGGTCGACCAGAACAAGGTCACCCCCGGCGTCCTCGGTTTCGTCGTCTTCGCGGTGATGGCCCTGGCCGTGTGGGGCCTGATGAAGTCGATGAACAAGCACATGCAGAAGGTCGACTTCAAGGAGAGTCCCTCCGCGGAGGAAGCGAAGGCCTCCGGCGGGGCCGAGCCGCAGAAGGGCTGAAGCGCCGGCGGTGCCGCCGTTCGGCACCGCCGTGGCCGCTCGTCCGTGGTCGCCCGCCGTCGTGGCGCGTCAGGGGAGCGGCCCCCTAGTCCCCCGACGTCACCGTCACCCCCATCACATCCCGGGCGTGGCGGTCCGGGGTCATTCCCAGGCGCCAGGCCTGCCAGCCCGTCTCCAGGCTCACGCCCCGCTCCAGCAGCAGGGCGTAGGCCGGCACGTACTCGCTCAGCTTCTCGTCCCGCAGGGGATGCGTGGCACGGGAGAGCTGGGCCAGTTCCTCCTGGACGACCGCCGTGCCGACGTCCACCCCGCCCGGCGCCGCGTACGGCAGCAGGGTGCAGCGCAGGAAGCGGGCCCAGTCCTCGCCGCGACGGTCGCCGAACGACGTGAACAGGGTCAGCGCCTCGTCGCACAGGGCGAGCGCCTGCTGCATCCGGGCGTTGCCCGCGTCCACCACCGCCAGCTCCAGGCAGGTCCAGGCCTCGCCATGGGCCACGCCGATGCGCTGGAAGTCGGCGCGGGCGTCCACGAGCAGCTGGCGGGCGAAACCCGAGTTGCGCAGGGAGCCGGTCTGCGCGGCCCGCTGGTCGCGGGTGACCCGGGCCGAGTGGTGCCGGGCGCAGGCGAGGCCGTAGACGTCCCGCATCCGGGAGAACATCGTGCGCGAGCGCTCCAGGTCACGGACCGCCTGGCCCAGCTCGCCGGTCTCCTCCATGGCCTGGCCGAGGTAGTACAGCGTCCAGGCCTCGCCGCGCGCGTCCTCGTTCTCCCGGTGCCGGGCCGCCGCCCGGCGCAGGCTCTCGACGGCGGGGGAAGGATCGCCGTCCA is a genomic window of Streptomyces griseochromogenes containing:
- the greA gene encoding transcription elongation factor GreA, whose protein sequence is MTQTSENVTWLTQEAYNKLKDELEYLTGPARTEIAAKIAAAREEGDLRENGGYHAAKEEQGKQELRVRQLTQLLENAQVGEAPASADGAVAPGMVVTIAFDGDEDDTMTFLLASREYASAEIETYSPQSPLGAGVIGHKVGEDAEYELPNGKKASVRILKAEPYSG
- a CDS encoding DUF4307 domain-containing protein is translated as MSTASTRLPEGRYGRSSDERADRKLRIAGSVLGAALLALVGYFAYHYVAENEISAQVITFDASDDAVRVHLEVHKDSGASGYCTLRSQAADGSEVGRADFRFTGSATRIDKVVTLRTTAKGTTAELLGCHAD
- the mca gene encoding mycothiol conjugate amidase Mca, whose translation is MAVHAHPDDESSKGAATMAKYVSEGVDVLVVTCTGGERGSILNPKLQGDKYIEEHIHEVRKKEMDEAREILGVGQEWLGFVDSGLPEGDPLPPLPEGCFALEDVDKAAGELVRKIRAFRPQVITTYDENGGYPHPDHIMTHKISMVAFEGAADTEKYPESEYGLAHQPQKLYYNQGFNRPRTEALHQAMLDRGLESPYGEWLKRWSEFERTERTLTTHIPCADFFEIRDKALIAHATQIDPDGGWFKVPMELQKEVWPTEEYELAKSLADTSLPEDDLFAGIRDNA